Proteins from a single region of Candidatus Dependentiae bacterium:
- a CDS encoding ribonucleotide-diphosphate reductase subunit beta — MIGNIDKRKTIINNSSIDPNKILPMTYHWARQHYKDGVANNWTPEEVSMQKDVEQWKSQDCLTPEERKLILWNLGFFSTAESLTANNIVLAVYRHVTNPECRQYLLRQAYEEAVHTDTFIYCCDSLGLDPDYIYNMYQTIPSIKAKDDFVVDLTTTIFDPSFKTDGIKNIQRFLIDLVGYYVIMEGIFFYAGFAMMLALKRQQKMIGIGEQFEYIMRDESIHLAFGCDLINTIKAENPEVWDAEFQTKVVELIKKAVELESNYALDACPQGVMGINAQQFCLYVEHMADRRLERIGLPKIYNKPNPFPWMSQATDLTKEKNFFETRVTEYQTAGSLNWD; from the coding sequence ATGATTGGAAATATAGATAAACGTAAGACGATTATTAATAATTCGTCGATTGATCCAAATAAAATATTGCCGATGACCTATCATTGGGCACGTCAACATTATAAAGATGGTGTTGCAAATAATTGGACACCTGAAGAAGTTTCCATGCAAAAGGATGTTGAACAGTGGAAATCTCAGGATTGTTTAACACCTGAAGAACGCAAGCTTATTCTTTGGAATTTGGGCTTTTTTTCAACCGCAGAATCGTTGACTGCTAACAACATTGTTTTGGCAGTTTATCGTCACGTAACCAATCCAGAGTGTCGGCAATATTTGTTGCGCCAAGCATATGAAGAAGCGGTGCATACTGATACGTTCATTTACTGCTGCGATTCATTAGGTCTTGACCCTGACTACATTTATAATATGTATCAGACCATTCCTTCAATCAAAGCGAAGGATGATTTTGTTGTTGACCTGACAACAACAATTTTTGATCCTTCTTTTAAAACAGATGGTATAAAGAATATCCAACGTTTTCTTATTGACCTTGTTGGCTACTACGTCATCATGGAAGGTATCTTCTTCTATGCAGGTTTTGCAATGATGCTTGCGCTCAAGCGCCAACAAAAGATGATCGGTATTGGTGAACAGTTTGAATACATCATGCGTGATGAAAGTATTCACTTGGCTTTTGGCTGCGATCTCATCAACACCATTAAAGCTGAAAATCCAGAGGTTTGGGATGCGGAATTTCAAACAAAAGTTGTTGAATTGATCAAAAAAGCGGTTGAACTTGAAAGTAACTATGCGCTTGATGCTTGCCCGCAAGGTGTGATGGGTATCAATGCGCAGCAGTTCTGTTTGTACGTTGAACACATGGCGGACCGTCGCCTTGAGCGCATTGGCTTGCCAAAGATTTATAACAAGCCAAATCCATTTCCATGGATGTCGCAGGCTACTGATTTAACCAAAGAAAAGAACTTTTTCGAAACTCGTGTAACCGAGTATCAAACAGCCGGTTCTTTGAATTGGGACTAG
- a CDS encoding ABC transporter ATP-binding protein, whose amino-acid sequence MNTSSVLVVQNLTKIFPGKSKVQKPFTAVDNISFSIGEGEILGLLGPNGAGKTTTIHMLLGTLTATAGSVTVFGKNFLTHHSEVLQEVGFASTYINFPANLSVQENLTIHGMLYGLTGAVLRQRIARYLEKFHATGFARREVGTLSAGQKTRVMLVKAFMTEPKLLLLDEPTASLDPDVACEVREFILHEQQSRKLSILFTSHNMDEVATVCQRVLVLQNGKIIANDAPAVLAASISRARVQLVIVDGLKRLIAYAQRENLAYTVKERWIEVEVNEQSVAQFIMQVAQCGVQFSHIAIEKPTLEDYFLQIARAT is encoded by the coding sequence ATGAATACGAGTTCGGTTTTAGTTGTACAAAATCTAACCAAGATTTTTCCGGGAAAAAGCAAGGTTCAGAAGCCGTTTACCGCTGTCGATAACATTTCGTTCTCCATCGGTGAAGGCGAGATATTGGGACTTCTTGGACCTAATGGAGCTGGAAAAACCACCACCATTCACATGCTGCTTGGCACGTTGACTGCCACAGCCGGGAGTGTAACCGTTTTTGGTAAAAATTTTTTAACGCATCATTCTGAAGTATTGCAAGAAGTCGGTTTTGCAAGCACCTACATCAATTTTCCAGCTAACCTGAGTGTTCAGGAAAATTTAACTATTCATGGCATGTTGTATGGTCTTACCGGAGCTGTATTGCGCCAGCGGATTGCACGATATCTTGAAAAATTTCATGCAACTGGGTTTGCGCGACGTGAGGTTGGCACGCTCTCTGCGGGTCAGAAAACGCGCGTTATGTTGGTTAAGGCTTTTATGACCGAACCAAAACTTTTACTGCTTGATGAACCTACGGCATCACTTGATCCGGACGTTGCCTGTGAAGTGCGTGAATTCATTTTGCATGAGCAGCAAAGCAGAAAGCTTTCTATTTTGTTTACATCGCACAATATGGATGAAGTTGCCACCGTATGCCAGCGTGTACTTGTGTTGCAGAACGGAAAAATTATAGCCAACGATGCTCCTGCTGTCCTTGCTGCAAGTATCTCTCGAGCTCGAGTGCAGTTGGTGATTGTTGACGGTCTCAAACGATTAATTGCTTATGCTCAAAGGGAAAATCTTGCCTACACCGTAAAAGAGCGGTGGATTGAAGTCGAGGTCAATGAACAATCAGTTGCGCAGTTTATTATGCAAGTTGCTCAGTGTGGCGTGCAGTTTTCTCATATTGCTATTGAAAAACCAACCCTTGAAGATTACTTTTTACAAATTGCTCGGGCTACATAA
- the groL gene encoding chaperonin GroEL (60 kDa chaperone family; promotes refolding of misfolded polypeptides especially under stressful conditions; forms two stacked rings of heptamers to form a barrel-shaped 14mer; ends can be capped by GroES; misfolded proteins enter the barrel where they are refolded when GroES binds): MAKRIVFGEEARAKILRGVNTLADAVKITLGPKGRNVALEKSFGSPTITKDGVTVARDIEIKDKLENMGAQMVREVASKTADVAGDGTTTATVLAQAIYREGIKNIAAGANPMEVKRGIDLSVEKVIEGLRAQAKPIQGRDEIAQVATISANSDTYIGNLIADAMEKVGKHGVITVEEAKSMESTLDIVEGMQFDRGYVSPYFVTNAEKMEAVLENPVILLCDKKVSSMKDLLPILEQVAKQGLPLVIIAEDVEGEALATLVVNKMRGTLHVAAVKAPGFGDRRKAMMQDLAILTGARVVSDELGVRLDNLTFADLGRAKRVCINKDNTTIVDGQGSQEDIKARVFQIKAEIEHSSSEYDVEKLQERLAKLAGGVAVIKIGAATETEMKEKKDRVDDALHATRAAVEEGIVAGGGVALLRAQKALETFVLSGDQAIGLNIIRRALEEPARIIVSNAGFEPSVIIDKVKNSEGNIGFDARSEQYVDMFKAGVVDPTKVTRSALQHAASIAGLLLTTEAMIADIPEEKPAAAAAHGHGHGAGMGGMGGMY, from the coding sequence ATGGCAAAAAGAATAGTATTTGGCGAAGAAGCACGCGCCAAAATTTTGCGAGGCGTAAACACCCTTGCTGATGCGGTTAAAATTACACTTGGGCCTAAAGGTCGTAACGTTGCTCTTGAAAAATCTTTTGGTTCACCAACAATCACCAAAGACGGTGTGACAGTTGCTCGTGATATCGAAATCAAGGACAAACTTGAAAACATGGGCGCACAAATGGTGCGTGAAGTTGCTTCTAAAACTGCAGACGTTGCAGGTGACGGAACAACAACTGCTACTGTGTTGGCTCAAGCAATTTATCGCGAAGGCATTAAAAACATCGCGGCTGGTGCTAACCCAATGGAAGTTAAGCGTGGTATCGATTTGTCAGTTGAAAAGGTTATTGAAGGGCTTCGCGCTCAAGCAAAACCTATTCAAGGTAGAGACGAAATTGCTCAAGTGGCAACTATTTCTGCAAACAGTGATACTTACATTGGTAACTTGATTGCTGATGCAATGGAAAAAGTTGGCAAGCATGGCGTTATCACTGTTGAAGAAGCAAAGAGCATGGAAAGTACCCTTGATATCGTTGAGGGTATGCAGTTTGACCGTGGTTATGTTTCTCCATATTTTGTGACCAACGCAGAGAAGATGGAAGCTGTTCTGGAAAACCCAGTTATCTTGTTGTGTGATAAAAAAGTTTCAAGCATGAAGGATTTACTTCCTATTCTTGAACAAGTTGCAAAGCAAGGTCTTCCATTAGTAATTATTGCAGAAGATGTTGAAGGTGAAGCGCTTGCAACATTGGTTGTTAATAAAATGCGTGGAACGTTGCACGTTGCAGCAGTTAAAGCTCCAGGGTTTGGCGATCGCCGCAAAGCGATGATGCAAGATCTTGCAATTTTGACCGGCGCACGTGTTGTTTCTGATGAGCTTGGTGTTCGTCTTGATAACTTAACCTTTGCTGACCTTGGTCGTGCAAAGCGTGTTTGTATTAACAAAGACAATACAACTATTGTTGATGGACAAGGTTCACAAGAAGATATTAAAGCTCGTGTATTCCAAATTAAAGCTGAAATTGAACATTCATCTTCAGAGTATGATGTAGAAAAGTTGCAAGAGCGACTTGCTAAACTTGCTGGCGGCGTAGCTGTCATCAAGATTGGTGCTGCAACTGAAACTGAAATGAAAGAAAAAAAAGATCGCGTTGACGATGCGCTCCATGCAACACGTGCTGCGGTTGAAGAAGGCATTGTTGCAGGTGGTGGCGTTGCATTGCTTCGCGCTCAAAAAGCACTTGAAACATTTGTTCTTTCTGGTGATCAAGCAATTGGTCTTAATATTATTCGTCGAGCTCTTGAAGAGCCAGCGCGTATTATTGTTTCTAATGCTGGATTTGAGCCTTCAGTCATTATCGATAAAGTTAAAAACTCAGAAGGTAATATTGGCTTTGATGCTCGCTCTGAACAATATGTTGATATGTTCAAAGCAGGTGTTGTTGATCCAACCAAAGTAACTCGTTCTGCATTACAACATGCAGCATCGATTGCTGGCTTGTTGCTCACAACAGAGGCGATGATTGCAGACATTCCAGAAGAAAAACCAGCTGCCGCAGCTGCTCATGGCCATGGCCATGGTGCAGGCATGGGTGGTATGGGCGGAATGTACTAA
- a CDS encoding ankyrin repeat domain-containing protein gives MKNVSKIIVLFGFFTVLITSTTWAMRPDFQQQLKERRERLEKERQEKLTQENAQNQTPTPQLEVQDQNIIQHQFTFDEDIEVIFKKYLPDNVLLNSNNNNNNVVTKQDSDTNTIDTDDLMLEEETIIPNSKSNQKKRKRNQGDELQHEVIKKSKIPASEVQLDKLYNQSMVIKYFPHNMHLKTEKYTVNKEILEQLINSDNLDISFGSSNQTALHYAVCYLDLQTVKCLIHAGANVNARDSQGQTPLHFCAKQDNLVWGARTLPGNTTTIKNLLYCGGIALPSKETSEKRTQIIDALRRGGADLNAQDNQGSTPLALIISNILNDRNNDEEFKNLLHTIESLLQEGAYLSIPSDHLIAEYTPGSIEGIKRKNALINLLLKYNVSFDQECKKLMVNAWSAFFLLNHQESK, from the coding sequence ATGAAAAATGTAAGCAAAATAATTGTGTTATTTGGTTTTTTTACAGTACTAATAACTTCAACAACATGGGCGATGAGGCCAGATTTTCAACAACAACTTAAAGAGCGCAGAGAAAGACTAGAAAAAGAACGCCAAGAGAAGTTGACACAGGAAAATGCTCAAAATCAAACACCTACTCCTCAGCTCGAAGTTCAAGATCAGAATATAATTCAACATCAATTCACTTTTGACGAAGATATTGAAGTAATATTCAAAAAATATCTTCCTGATAATGTTCTTTTGAATTCAAACAACAACAATAATAACGTCGTTACCAAACAAGACTCTGATACAAACACTATTGATACCGACGATTTAATGTTAGAAGAAGAAACTATAATTCCTAACTCAAAATCTAATCAGAAAAAAAGAAAGCGTAATCAAGGAGATGAATTACAACACGAAGTCATTAAAAAATCTAAAATACCAGCAAGCGAAGTCCAACTTGATAAACTATACAACCAGTCAATGGTAATAAAATATTTTCCGCATAACATGCATCTGAAAACAGAAAAATATACGGTAAATAAAGAAATACTGGAACAGCTTATCAACTCGGACAATCTTGATATATCGTTTGGATCAAGCAATCAAACAGCACTTCATTACGCAGTATGTTATCTTGATCTGCAAACAGTAAAATGCCTTATACATGCAGGCGCTAACGTTAATGCTCGTGACAGCCAAGGGCAAACTCCACTTCATTTTTGTGCAAAACAAGACAATTTGGTTTGGGGAGCTCGAACACTACCAGGCAACACAACCACCATCAAAAACCTATTATACTGTGGCGGTATTGCTTTACCATCAAAAGAAACTAGTGAAAAACGTACACAAATAATTGATGCACTTAGAAGAGGTGGCGCTGACCTCAATGCGCAAGACAATCAAGGATCAACTCCTCTCGCTCTTATCATTTCTAATATTTTAAATGACCGTAACAATGATGAAGAATTCAAAAATCTCCTTCACACAATTGAGTCCTTACTTCAAGAAGGAGCTTACCTATCAATACCCAGCGATCATCTTATAGCTGAATATACACCAGGATCAATTGAGGGTATAAAGCGAAAGAATGCACTGATAAATCTTCTTCTGAAATACAACGTATCTTTTGATCAAGAATGCAAAAAATTAATGGTAAATGCATGGTCGGCATTTTTCTTGCTTAATCATCAAGAATCAAAATAG
- a CDS encoding branched-chain amino acid transport system II carrier protein produces the protein MKFSNSLTVGLAIFAMLFGAGNVVFPLGLGRTVGDQVLYALLGLCISAILIPVIGLIASMLFDGNYKKFMGTMGAIPAAVITFICMVLIGPFGAIPRCLTLAHAVIRWYVPGCTAFWFSFLAVVFIFICTMRKSLLVELLGKVFGPIKLVLLFSIIIVGIFSPLKPVDVGFTAFNSFIYGLREGFWMLDLLGTIFFSGLILEAVRRRAKSEKENLTTRDIAMIGLKGGIIGGLLLGLVYTGFCFIAAMHGAQLVDVAQDQILSALAISILGSHAGILANITVVIACITTALALTAVFADYIRNGVFNGRISYLYALLITTVCTFVMANLGFAGIMKMISPVVITCYPALVMLSLLNIANKLFGFKYIKVPVFGTLLMTIFLNLR, from the coding sequence GTGAAATTTTCAAATTCACTTACTGTTGGTCTTGCAATTTTTGCAATGCTTTTTGGTGCCGGCAACGTTGTTTTTCCTCTTGGTCTTGGTCGTACTGTTGGAGATCAGGTGCTTTATGCGCTGCTTGGGCTTTGCATTTCTGCTATCTTGATTCCTGTAATTGGACTTATTGCATCGATGTTATTTGATGGGAATTATAAGAAATTTATGGGGACAATGGGTGCTATCCCTGCTGCCGTCATAACCTTTATATGTATGGTTCTCATTGGGCCCTTTGGAGCAATTCCTCGCTGCTTAACCCTTGCCCATGCGGTAATTCGTTGGTACGTCCCTGGATGCACAGCTTTTTGGTTTAGCTTTCTTGCAGTTGTATTTATTTTTATTTGCACCATGCGTAAGAGCTTGCTTGTTGAATTACTCGGTAAAGTTTTTGGTCCGATAAAGCTCGTCTTACTTTTTTCTATCATAATAGTTGGAATTTTTAGTCCACTGAAACCAGTTGATGTTGGATTTACAGCATTTAATAGTTTTATATATGGCTTACGCGAAGGTTTTTGGATGCTTGATTTGCTCGGTACCATTTTCTTTTCAGGATTAATTCTTGAGGCGGTTCGACGTCGAGCAAAATCGGAAAAAGAAAATCTTACAACAAGAGATATTGCAATGATTGGCTTAAAAGGTGGAATTATTGGTGGTCTCTTGCTTGGACTTGTATACACCGGTTTTTGCTTTATTGCAGCAATGCATGGAGCTCAACTTGTTGATGTTGCACAAGATCAAATTTTGAGTGCACTTGCTATTTCAATTCTTGGATCACATGCCGGAATATTAGCGAATATTACCGTAGTAATTGCTTGTATAACAACAGCACTTGCGCTTACAGCTGTATTTGCGGATTACATACGTAATGGTGTTTTTAATGGACGCATTAGCTACCTGTATGCATTGCTTATCACCACTGTTTGTACCTTTGTTATGGCAAATCTTGGATTTGCAGGTATCATGAAAATGATTTCTCCTGTTGTTATTACCTGCTATCCAGCACTTGTCATGTTGTCATTGCTTAATATTGCAAACAAGCTCTTTGGATTTAAATATATTAAAGTTCCAGTCTTTGGAACTTTGTTGATGACAATTTTTTTAAATCTTAGATAA
- a CDS encoding ribonucleoside-diphosphate reductase subunit alpha: MSNQLASTASQAPTSTVWGDLSIVQVSKRNGSLVPFEKEKIIKTIQRAAKGFEQSVSIELIFSELIKIIYDKISTRDLEKALVLATVSFIERDPAYSYVSARLFLQQIYKEAIGCSLTDERLAESYRKNFIEYISAGVEYEVLDKKLLEFDLEKLSHALEVENDFLFGYISIQTLYERYFRRHNGRVIELPQAFWMRVAMGLALNEKEFERTDRAIEFYRIFSSLRYVSSTPTLFHAGTPHPQLSSCYLTYVDDDLDHIFKCLKDNAHMSKWSGGLGNSWTQLRGTGSPISSIRVKSQGIIPFLKLANDVVAAINRSGSRRGATCAYLESWHYDFEDFLDLRRNTGDDRRRTHDMNTANWIPDLFMKRVIADESWTLFSPHETPDLHEIYGREFEQRYVEYEQKTHSGEIKFFKAVPARQLWRKMLSRLFETGHPWITFKDTCNIRSPQDHVGVVHSSNLCTEITLNTSKDETAVCNLGSINLARHVKDGKLDKDLLIDTINSAIRMLDNVIDINFYPTIEGKNSNLRHRPIGLGIMGFQDALFIIDIPMEDPRALELADTTMEFISYYAIAASSQLAKERGYYSSYKGSKWDRGIFPLDTLDLLEKERGIPVEVSRTSSMDWKPVREMVKKYGMRNSNLMAIAPTATISNIAGSFPSIEPIYKNIYVKANMSGEFTIINEYLVNDLKKLGLWNQDMLDQLKYCDGNIQLIQSIPVHIKEKYKEAFEIDPEWLIKMTAVRGKWIDQSQSHNVFMQGVSGQKLNDIYLLAWRSGLKATYYLRTLAASQIEKSTLDAQKFGFTQKREYSKVQESAIGQNDGQDETSFTGDLGQRSCGIEDESCESCQ; the protein is encoded by the coding sequence ATGTCAAATCAACTCGCTAGCACAGCCTCCCAAGCGCCAACTTCTACGGTGTGGGGAGATTTATCGATTGTTCAGGTATCCAAGCGTAATGGAAGTTTGGTGCCATTTGAAAAAGAAAAAATTATTAAGACTATTCAGCGTGCCGCAAAAGGGTTTGAACAATCTGTATCGATAGAGCTTATTTTTTCTGAACTTATTAAAATTATTTATGATAAAATTTCCACACGTGATTTGGAAAAGGCACTTGTACTTGCAACCGTTTCATTTATTGAACGCGATCCTGCTTACAGTTATGTATCTGCAAGACTTTTTTTACAGCAAATTTATAAAGAGGCTATTGGATGTTCTCTTACCGATGAGCGGTTAGCTGAAAGCTATCGAAAAAATTTTATTGAGTACATTAGCGCCGGTGTTGAATATGAAGTTCTTGATAAAAAACTTCTTGAGTTTGATCTTGAAAAACTTTCTCATGCTCTTGAAGTTGAAAATGACTTCTTATTTGGATATATCAGCATTCAAACTTTGTATGAACGCTATTTTCGTCGGCATAATGGTCGTGTTATTGAATTACCGCAAGCATTTTGGATGCGTGTGGCGATGGGTCTTGCGCTTAATGAAAAAGAATTTGAGCGTACTGATCGAGCAATCGAATTTTATCGCATTTTTTCATCATTGCGTTATGTTTCTTCAACTCCAACTCTTTTCCACGCAGGAACTCCTCATCCACAACTCAGTTCTTGTTATTTAACATATGTTGATGATGATTTGGATCATATTTTTAAATGTCTCAAAGACAATGCGCACATGTCAAAATGGTCAGGTGGTTTAGGAAATTCATGGACGCAATTACGCGGAACAGGTTCTCCAATTAGCAGTATTCGTGTAAAGAGCCAAGGTATTATTCCTTTTCTTAAACTTGCTAATGACGTTGTTGCAGCAATTAATCGTAGTGGAAGCAGACGAGGTGCAACGTGTGCTTATCTTGAAAGCTGGCATTATGATTTTGAAGATTTCTTAGATTTACGAAGAAACACTGGTGATGACAGGCGTCGTACCCATGACATGAATACTGCAAATTGGATACCTGATCTCTTTATGAAGCGTGTGATTGCCGATGAATCATGGACCTTGTTTTCTCCGCATGAAACACCTGATTTGCATGAAATTTATGGACGTGAATTTGAGCAGCGCTATGTTGAGTATGAGCAAAAGACTCACTCCGGAGAAATTAAATTTTTTAAAGCGGTTCCAGCACGTCAACTCTGGCGAAAAATGTTGAGCCGTCTTTTTGAAACTGGTCATCCATGGATTACTTTCAAGGATACGTGTAACATTCGTTCGCCTCAGGATCATGTTGGTGTTGTTCATTCTTCAAATTTATGTACCGAGATTACCCTTAATACTTCCAAAGATGAGACCGCTGTTTGTAATCTGGGATCAATAAACTTAGCTCGACATGTCAAAGATGGGAAGCTTGATAAAGATCTTTTGATTGATACCATTAATTCGGCAATTCGGATGCTTGATAACGTTATTGATATTAACTTCTATCCAACGATTGAAGGAAAAAATTCAAACCTGCGTCATCGTCCAATTGGACTAGGTATTATGGGCTTTCAGGATGCACTTTTTATAATCGATATTCCAATGGAAGATCCTCGAGCACTTGAACTTGCTGATACTACCATGGAATTTATATCCTATTATGCCATTGCAGCTTCGAGCCAGCTTGCAAAAGAGCGCGGTTATTACAGTTCATACAAGGGTTCAAAATGGGATCGTGGAATTTTTCCACTTGATACACTTGATCTGCTTGAAAAAGAACGAGGCATTCCGGTCGAAGTTTCACGAACAAGTTCAATGGACTGGAAACCTGTGCGCGAGATGGTCAAAAAATATGGCATGCGCAATTCTAACTTGATGGCAATTGCCCCCACAGCAACCATTTCAAATATTGCAGGAAGTTTTCCAAGCATCGAGCCGATTTATAAGAATATCTATGTAAAAGCAAACATGAGCGGAGAGTTTACTATTATTAACGAATATCTTGTTAATGATTTGAAGAAACTTGGCTTATGGAATCAGGATATGCTTGATCAGCTGAAATATTGTGATGGCAATATTCAACTCATTCAATCAATTCCTGTTCATATTAAAGAAAAATATAAAGAAGCTTTTGAAATTGACCCTGAGTGGTTGATAAAAATGACTGCCGTTCGTGGTAAATGGATTGATCAAAGCCAATCGCATAATGTTTTTATGCAGGGTGTTTCTGGGCAAAAGCTCAATGATATTTATCTGCTTGCGTGGCGTTCTGGCTTAAAAGCAACCTATTATTTACGAACGCTTGCAGCGAGCCAAATTGAAAAATCGACATTAGATGCACAAAAGTTTGGATTCACACAAAAACGTGAATATTCTAAGGTCCAAGAGTCGGCTATAGGACAAAATGATGGGCAGGATGAGACATCTTTTACTGGAGATCTTGGCCAGCGTTCATGTGGAATTGAAGATGAGTCGTGTGAATCTTGCCAATAA
- a CDS encoding co-chaperone GroES has product MTDTIKPLYDRVLVKRLENDNTSAGGIIIPDTVQEKTQYGTVMATGEGKLNNDGSLRPLKVVNGDKVLFGKFSGTEVKLGTQEFLILREEELLGVFNK; this is encoded by the coding sequence ATGACGGATACTATTAAACCTTTGTACGACCGAGTACTGGTTAAGCGTCTTGAAAATGACAACACCTCAGCTGGCGGCATTATCATTCCTGATACTGTCCAAGAGAAGACACAATACGGAACAGTTATGGCGACCGGTGAAGGAAAGCTTAATAACGATGGTTCATTACGTCCTTTAAAAGTAGTAAATGGCGATAAAGTTTTGTTCGGAAAATTTTCTGGAACAGAAGTTAAACTTGGAACCCAAGAATTTCTTATTCTGCGCGAAGAAGAATTACTTGGCGTTTTTAACAAGTAA